Below is a window of Osmia bicornis bicornis chromosome 8, iOsmBic2.1, whole genome shotgun sequence DNA.
GTAtcctttcaacccttataataaatatattataaatataataatatattataaataatatacttatgGCCACTGGTTCGAGtataaaggtaagtaaaggtaagtaaaggtaagtaaaggtaagtaaagtctcgtgaaaaatactttagaatttaaatttttgcaaaatttagttcctttctCTACCGCCAGAGAGCGCTGATTCGatgtcgaaaatttagttcacatttttgccgctagagggccaaaatttttgcatgatttagttcctttttttaaaaccagatggcgctgattcgacatcgaaaatttagttcacatttttgccgctagagggccaaaatttttgcatgatttagttcctttttttaaaaccagatggcgctgattcgacatcgaaaatttagttcacatttttgccgccagagggccaaaatttttgcatgatttagttccttttttaaaaaccagatggcgctgattcgaggtcgagattttagttcacatttttcccgcaagagggccaaaatttttgcatgatttagttcctttttctaccGCCAGGAGGCGCTACAATGGGATTCTTAGGGTTGCTGgtatgtaagggatgcagggatgtaagggatgcagggatgtaaggaattaagagatgtaagggatgccagggatgtaaggaatgaagggatgtaagggatccagtgatgtaagggatgcagggatgtaagggatccagtgatgtaagggatgcagggatgtaagggatccagtgatgtaagggatgcagggatgtaaggaatgaagggatgtaaggaatgaagggatgtaaggaaagtagagatgtaaaggatgcagggatgtaagggatccagtgatgtaagggatgcagggatgtaaggaatgatGGGATGTAAGGAAAGtagagatgtaaaggattttttttttttttttttaacgtggggaaatcttgcataagaccccccgccaaCCTTTGGGGCAGGGtggcgggggagtgtcagatttctactgactaaaaccccacggtgGCTAAAGGAGGGCTCTGGGGCCATCTGGGACCATCTGGGACCTTAATTACTCCGGAGCCCTCCACATATTTACCTGCCACATTGGTACCCATCTCGGGTGCTTAGCATGTAGCCGACACTCACTCACAGACATGTCTCCGCATTATTAAAAGGAAGGATTACAAAAATTGGTTCGAGTAAAGTTAAGTAAATACCGCCCCGAGATGACGCTTATGAGAATTCCCTCTTTTCCCACCCAACGTCTAGTCTTTTTGCATCTATATCGTCTTTTTGTAGTCTATGGCGCCACTGTACCAATCGGTTATTAAACTTTTTCGTGTTCCCCTTTATTATTTCCAATGCggcaattattaaattaataatatatttgtaatCAGTTTTAAAAATAAGTCAAAATGTTGGTATTATTCGAAACTCCAGCGGGATATGCTATATTTAAGGTATACAATTTGGGAAgattttgaataatatataACCTAAAGAACGTAGCACGTGTTCATAGACTGATGATTTCtcttttttgttaaatgaacTATGagtaataaacaataaatatgaaaattatttcgatTCAAAAATGATACAATGTTAAATATCACTTTTTCCTTCCAGGTACTCGATGAAAAGAGACTAGCAGAAGTAGAGAATCTTTATCACGAGTTTGAGACTCCTGAAGCAGCCAGTAGAATGTAAGTAAACTtttctgaatttaatttaaaaatcgatgaacgtttatttaaacaatatattatatttatttctgaTTTATTGCAGAGTTAAATTAAAACACTTTGAAAAGTTCGCAGATACTACAGAAGCTCTTGCAGCTACTACAGCTGCAGTGGAAGGTAAACTCTGTAAAtcattaaagaaaattcttaAAAAACATTGTAGTGAACTTCAAGAACAATTAGCTGTAGCAGATACTAAGCTAGGCAATGCTATAAAGGATAAACTTAGTTTGTCTTGTGTAAGCAATACTGCTATACAAGAATTAATGAGATGTATAAGAAGTCAAATCGACAGCTTGTTAGCTGGACTTCCAAAGAAAGAAATGACAGCAATGGCATTAGGTTTAGCGCATAGTCTTTCCAGGTATAAATTGAAGTTTTCACCTGATAAAATTGATACTATGATCATACAAGCTGTTTGTCTATTAGATGACTTAGACAAAGAATTAAATAACTACGTTATGCGTTGCCGTGAATGGTATGGTTGGCATTTTCCAGAACTTGGAAAAATCATTACAGACAATATAGCATTTGTGAAAACTGTAAAAGTAATTGGAACTAGAGAGAATGCCATAAATTCAGATTTATCTGATATATTACCAGAAGATGTAGAGCAGAAAGTAAAAGAGGCTGCTGAGATATCTATGGGAACTGAAATTTCTGAAgatgatattttaaatattcaatatttaactGACCAAGTTATTGAAATATCTCAATATAGAACACAGTTATATGATTACCTTAAAGCAAGAATGATGGCAATGGCACCAAATTTGACTGTACTTGTTGGAGAATTAGTGGGAGCACGTttgatttctcatgcaggttCTTTAATTAATCTTGCTAAGCATCCAGCATCTACTGTACAAATACTTGGCGCAGAAAAAGCTCTTTTTCGCGCGTTAAAAACCAAGAAAGATACTccaaaatatggtttaatttTTCATGCACAGCTTGTTGGACAATCTTCGGCAAAAAATAAAGGGAAAATGTCTAGAATGTTGGCAGCGAAAGCTTCGTTGGCAACTAGAGTAGATGCATTAGGAGAAGGTGACAATTTTGATCTTGGTGTTGAACATAAAGCTAAATTAGAAGCACGTTTGAGGATATTAGAAGAAGGGAATCTTCGTAGGATTAGCGGAACAGGCAAAGCAAAAGCAAAGTTTGAGAAATATCATAGTAAAAGCGAATACGTACAATATCCTGCTGCTGCTGATACAACACTTCACACTGGAAAAAGACGACACTCTGATATTGATGATAAAAAGCCGTTAATTGAAGAAATTACCAAACAAGATGAAGAAATACctaagaaaaagaagaaaaagccAGCTACTGAATGTACAGAAGAATCGGTAACTCAACAAGATGTTAAAGTAGAAGCTGAAGAAGAAGCTACACCAACgtcaaaaaagaagaagaagaaattaaaattggaagtAACAGAATCAGGTGGTACTGAAACTGAAAAAGTAGAACTTCCTACAGTAACAAAACAAGAAGCTGAAGCATCAGAgggtaaaatttttattttgtataccTTGAATCTATTTTCAAGATAGTCTTGAAACATGTActaaaattttcttaatactttattttaggacaaacaaagaagaaaaagaagaagaaaaataaacaagaaTCACAAGATGTAAATGTTGAAGAAATTCAAGAAACTGTACTTCAAACTGAAGAAGTCACaagtgaaaaaaagaaaaaaaagaaaaagaaatctcaAGATGAATgagattattaaatatatatgtatgcatataattaattatatttctaaagTTAAGGTTCACCATGTAAGAATAGAATATGAACtgatttattcatatttacaCCTTTATAAAGATTCTTTATCTTctattttaatcatttaatatcaatagaatatatattttctttattatgtAATTacgtattttataaaatgtattatttgaatacaaatattttaagtattaaattgttatttcTTATCTaccataaaaataa
It encodes the following:
- the LOC114875192 gene encoding nucleolar protein 58, giving the protein MLVLFETPAGYAIFKVLDEKRLAEVENLYHEFETPEAASRIVKLKHFEKFADTTEALAATTAAVEGKLCKSLKKILKKHCSELQEQLAVADTKLGNAIKDKLSLSCVSNTAIQELMRCIRSQIDSLLAGLPKKEMTAMALGLAHSLSRYKLKFSPDKIDTMIIQAVCLLDDLDKELNNYVMRCREWYGWHFPELGKIITDNIAFVKTVKVIGTRENAINSDLSDILPEDVEQKVKEAAEISMGTEISEDDILNIQYLTDQVIEISQYRTQLYDYLKARMMAMAPNLTVLVGELVGARLISHAGSLINLAKHPASTVQILGAEKALFRALKTKKDTPKYGLIFHAQLVGQSSAKNKGKMSRMLAAKASLATRVDALGEGDNFDLGVEHKAKLEARLRILEEGNLRRISGTGKAKAKFEKYHSKSEYVQYPAAADTTLHTGKRRHSDIDDKKPLIEEITKQDEEIPKKKKKKPATECTEESVTQQDVKVEAEEEATPTSKKKKKKLKLEVTESGGTETEKVELPTVTKQEAEASEGQTKKKKKKKNKQESQDVNVEEIQETVLQTEEVTSEKKKKKKKKSQDE